The Chitinophagaceae bacterium genome window below encodes:
- the ribH gene encoding 6,7-dimethyl-8-ribityllumazine synthase: MAEVSNSNLYQLTAGTHDFSGACVVLVRTEWNAAIVDELERGSRKVLEEFGVKEVVTVTVPGAVEIPFAVKTYWENKSRHINTRPHAFITLGCVVRGGTPHFEYVCKAVVDGVTQLNMLIDVPVIFGVLTVDNPQQAEERIGGIHGHKGEEAAMTALKMIVLNLSLKK, encoded by the coding sequence ATGGCAGAGGTTAGCAATAGTAATTTATATCAGTTAACTGCAGGCACTCATGATTTTTCGGGTGCCTGTGTTGTGCTGGTACGTACCGAATGGAATGCGGCCATTGTGGATGAACTGGAAAGAGGCAGCCGAAAGGTATTGGAAGAGTTTGGCGTAAAAGAAGTTGTAACTGTTACAGTACCCGGTGCCGTAGAAATTCCTTTTGCTGTAAAAACGTATTGGGAAAATAAATCAAGACACATCAATACCCGTCCGCATGCTTTTATTACTCTTGGTTGCGTGGTAAGAGGTGGTACACCGCATTTTGAATATGTATGCAAAGCAGTTGTGGATGGTGTAACACAATTGAACATGCTGATTGATGTGCCTGTGATCTTTGGTGTATTGACAGTGGATAATCCGCAGCAGGCTGAAGAACGCATTGGTGGCATACATGGCCATAAAGGTGAAGAAGCTGCTATGACTGCACTGAAGATGATTGTATTGAACTTATCTTTAAAGAAATAA
- a CDS encoding tetratricopeptide repeat protein — translation MSEIKKTTAEELNEVHAIKKAKDFWGKFSKPVTYIGGLVILLAGGYLVYKNFFSGPKELKATEAMTQAEAYFAKDSLDLALNGDGASAGFLKIIKTYSGTTAANLAHYYAGSIYLRKLDYKNAITQLEDFSTDATQIQSAAWRMLGDAYMSTDKKEKGAEYYEKAGKLNEKDEYTSSENLFRAAMAFEVAGKKDKAADLLKILKEKYPKTQTGGQADKYLARLGVVNND, via the coding sequence ATGTCTGAAATTAAAAAAACAACAGCGGAAGAGTTAAACGAAGTGCATGCCATTAAGAAAGCCAAAGATTTCTGGGGTAAATTTTCAAAGCCCGTTACATATATCGGTGGTTTAGTGATTTTGCTGGCAGGAGGTTATTTAGTTTACAAGAATTTCTTCAGTGGCCCGAAAGAACTGAAAGCAACAGAAGCCATGACACAGGCAGAAGCCTACTTTGCAAAAGATTCACTTGATCTGGCATTGAATGGTGATGGTGCTTCGGCTGGGTTCTTAAAAATTATCAAGACCTACAGCGGAACAACTGCTGCAAATCTTGCTCATTACTATGCCGGTTCTATTTACCTGCGTAAACTGGATTACAAGAACGCTATAACACAGCTCGAAGATTTTTCAACAGATGCTACCCAGATTCAGAGTGCAGCATGGCGCATGCTGGGCGATGCATATATGAGTACTGATAAGAAAGAGAAAGGTGCTGAGTATTATGAAAAAGCAGGTAAGCTGAATGAGAAAGATGAATACACTTCATCTGAAAACTTATTCCGTGCAGCTATGGCTTTTGAAGTAGCCGGCAAAAAAGATAAAGCAGCTGATTTGCTGAAAATTCTGAAGGAAAAATATCCCAAGACACAAACAGGCGGACAGGCGGATAAATATCTTGCCCGTTTGGGAGTTGTGAACAATGATTAA
- the pdhA gene encoding pyruvate dehydrogenase (acetyl-transferring) E1 component subunit alpha yields MATKFTKETYLYWYELMLLLRRFEEKTGQLYGMQKIRGFCHLYIGQEAIAAGCMTATKPEDTMITAYRNHALAIAKGVSAKSCMAELYGKATGCSKGKGGSMHFFGVDVGFFGGHGIVGAQIGTGAGLAFAEKYKGTDNVSLTFFGDGAARQGMLHETFNLAMLWKLPVIFICENNNYAMGTSVERTSNVVDIYKLADAYDMPADSVDGMDMEAVHESVSRAVSRGRKGEGPTLLEFKTYRYKGHSMSDPQKYRSKDEVEEYKERDPIEVAKRKLLDVFGVKEDEIEVINERVRLEVEESVQFAEDSPFPDADELLKDVYVDANYPFITD; encoded by the coding sequence GTGGCCACTAAATTTACAAAAGAAACCTACTTATACTGGTACGAGTTGATGCTTTTGCTCCGTCGATTTGAGGAAAAAACAGGTCAGCTGTACGGAATGCAGAAAATCCGTGGATTCTGCCATCTTTATATCGGACAGGAAGCAATTGCTGCAGGTTGTATGACGGCAACAAAGCCAGAAGATACTATGATCACTGCTTACCGTAACCATGCGCTGGCTATTGCAAAAGGCGTTAGTGCCAAAAGCTGTATGGCCGAATTGTATGGTAAGGCAACCGGTTGTTCAAAAGGAAAAGGTGGAAGCATGCACTTTTTTGGTGTGGATGTTGGTTTTTTTGGGGGCCACGGAATTGTGGGTGCACAGATTGGTACCGGTGCCGGGTTGGCTTTTGCAGAAAAGTATAAAGGAACTGATAATGTATCTCTTACTTTCTTTGGCGATGGTGCTGCACGTCAGGGTATGCTGCACGAAACCTTCAACTTGGCCATGCTGTGGAAACTGCCGGTAATTTTTATTTGTGAGAACAACAACTATGCGATGGGTACTTCGGTTGAACGTACCAGTAACGTGGTTGATATTTATAAATTGGCTGATGCATATGATATGCCTGCGGACAGTGTTGACGGAATGGATATGGAAGCTGTTCATGAGAGCGTAAGCCGTGCGGTGAGCCGTGGTAGAAAAGGCGAAGGCCCAACCTTGCTGGAGTTTAAGACCTACCGTTATAAAGGTCACTCAATGAGTGATCCGCAGAAATACCGCTCCAAAGACGAAGTGGAAGAATACAAAGAGAGAGACCCGATTGAAGTTGCAAAGCGAAAATTGCTGGATGTGTTTGGTGTAAAAGAAGATGAAATTGAAGTGATCAACGAACGTGTACGGTTAGAAGTGGAAGAGAGTGTTCAGTTTGCAGAAGACAGTCCGTTTCCGGATGCAGATGAATTGCTGAAGGATGTATATGTTGATGCAAACTATCCATTCATTACAGATTAA